One region of Quercus lobata isolate SW786 chromosome 2, ValleyOak3.0 Primary Assembly, whole genome shotgun sequence genomic DNA includes:
- the LOC115975448 gene encoding cytochrome P450 CYP82D47-like, producing the protein MDFLSPSLYSAIAGLITIILFSHYLLKRSRVGLAKTVPIAPGAWPVIGHLPLLGGTQPPHLTLGAMADKYGPLFTIKLGLHPALVVSSWDMAKECFTTNDLAVSSRPNLVAAKHMGYNYAMVGFTPHGPYWRELRKIITLELLSTRRLDQLAYIRVSEVEVFLKSLYKLWTKEKDGSDQILVELKQWFGDMSLNVILRMIAGKRYFGVNHDVVHEKEARCCQKAVRDFFHFLGLFVVSDAIPYLRWLDLGGHEKAMKRTAKEIDNILREWLEEHKRKRASGETKEQDFMDVMLSVTDGADLGGYDPDTVNKATCLNLIAGGNDTTVVTLTWATSLLLNNRHVLKKAQDEVDNQVGKERIVNESDINKLVYLQAIVKETLRLYPAAPLSAPREFTEDCTIGGYHVPKGTRLIPNLWKIQTDHHKWSDPLKFKPERFLTTHKDVDFKGQNFEFIPFGSGRRICPGASFGVQMVHLALASFLHMYDISTPSNVKVDMTESFGLTNLKATPLEVLITPRLHLMSFMG; encoded by the exons ATGGATTTTCTTTCACCTTCCCTATATTCTGCCATAGCTGGACTTATTACGATAATTCTTTTCTCCCACTATCTTCTAAAGAGGTCAAGAGTTGGCTTAGCTAAAACAGTACCTATTGCTCCTGGTGCATGGCCTGTAATTGGTCACCTCCCTCTATTAGGGGGAACCCAACCTCCTCACCTAACTTTGGGAGCCATGGCTGACAAGTACGGACCACTTTTTACCATCAAGCTTGGATTGCACCCAGCTTTGGTGGTGAGCAGTTGGGACATGGCCAAAGAGTGCTTCACCACCAACGACTTGGCTGTGTCATCGCGACCCAATTTAGTAGCCGCAAAACACATGGGCTATAACTATGCCATGGTTGGATTTACACCCCATGGTCCCTATTGGCGTGAATTGCGTAAAATAATCACGTTAGAGCTACTATCAACCCGTCGGCTTGACCAGCTTGCCTATATTCGAGTCTCTGAAGTTGAGGTGTTCTTGAAAAGTCTATACAAACTATGGACCAAGGAAAAGGATGGGTCAGACCAAATTTTAGTGGAGTTGAAGCAATGGTTTGGGGACATGAGTCTCAACGTGATTCTTAGAATGATCGCTGGAAAGCGGTACTTTGGTGTTAATCATGATGTTGTTCATGAAAAAGAGGCACGATGCTGCCAAAAGGCGGTGAGggatttctttcattttctgggtttgtttgtgGTGTCGGATGCAATTCCATATCTTAGGTGGTTGGATTTGGGTGGACATGAAAAGGCCATGAAGAGAACTGCAAAAGAGATTGACAACATTCTTAGGGAATGGTTGGAAGAGCATAAGCGAAAGAGAGCCTCCGGTGAAACTAAAGAGCAAGATTTCATGGACGTAATGCTTTCAGTCACCGATGGAGCAGACCTAGGAGGTTATGATCCTGACACAGTCAACAAAGCCACATGTTTG AATTTGATTGCAGGTGGAAATGACACCACTGTAGTAACCTTAACTTGGGCAACATCACTATTGTTGAATAACCGCCATGTGTTGAAAAAGGCCCAAGATGAGGTTGACAATCAAGTGGGCAAGGAAAGAATTGTAAACGAGTCGGACATAAATAAGTTGGTGTACCTCCAAGCCATAGTTAAAGAGACTTTACGTTTGTATCCTGCGGCACCATTATCAGCACCACGTGAATTCACTGAGGATTGCACCATAGGTGGTTATCATGTCCCAAAAGGCACCCGGCTAATCCCAAACCTTTGGaaaatccaaacagaccatcaCAAATGGTCAGACCCATTAAAGTTCAAGCCGGAAAGATTTCTCACCACCCACAAGGATGTTGATTTTAAGGGGCAAAACTTTGAGTTTATCCCATTTGGAAGTGGTAGAAGAATATGCCCTGGAGCATCTTTTGGAGTTCAAATGGTGCACTTAGCACTTGCTAGTTTTTTACACATGTATGACATTTCTACTCCTTCGAATGTAAAGGTTGATATGACAGAGAGCTTTGGACTCACAAACTTGAAAGCCACCCCACTTGAAGTTCTCATCACACCACGCCTGCACCTCATGAGCTTTATGGGTTAG